The following are from one region of the Phyllostomus discolor isolate MPI-MPIP mPhyDis1 chromosome 9, mPhyDis1.pri.v3, whole genome shotgun sequence genome:
- the CHRNA4 gene encoding neuronal acetylcholine receptor subunit alpha-4 isoform X2, translated as MKFGSWTYDKAKIDLVSLHSHVDQRDLWESGEWVIVDAAGTYNTRKYECCAEVYPDITYAFVIRRLPLFYTVNLILPCLLISCLAVLVFYLPSECGEKVTLCISVLLSLTVFLLLITEIIPSTSLVVPLIGEYLLFTMVFVTLSIVITVFVLNLHHRSPRTHTMPAWVRRVFLDAVPRLLLMRRPAVVKDSCRRLIQSMHKAAGAPPFWPEPEGAPDFVSRVPSRGPSPTSSSCGPLDEPGQPQPACASPSGQAPAPQPAEAGKASPCPSPGPCPSPGPCRPPTSPQALGLATARSLSVQHMSSPSRAAEGGVRCRSRSVQYCAPQDQAAAQADGPPARSPSSLKPPGAGLPPPAQASSCTCRCKEPPVGSPKAAFKARGSKAPPRPPALSPALTRAVEGVRYIADHLKAEDTDFSVKEDWKYVAMVIDRIFLWVFVLVCLLGTAGLFLPPWLAGMI; from the exons ATGAAGTTCGGCTCCTGGACCTACGACAAGGCCAAGATCGACCTGGTGAGCCTGCACAGCCACGTGGACCAGCGGGACCTGTGGGAGAGCGGCGAGTGGGTCATCGTGGATGCGGCGGGCACCTACAACACGCGGAAGTACGAGTGCTGCGCCGAGGTGTACCCCGACATCACCTACGCCTTCGTCATCCGGCGCCTGCCGCTCTTCTACACGGTGAACCTCATCCTGCCCTGCCTGCTCATCTCCTGCCTGGCCGTGCTGGTCTTCTACCTGCCCTCCGAGTGCGGCGAGAAGGTCACGCTGTGCATCTCCGTGCTGCTCTCGCTCACCGTCTTCCTGCTGCTCATCACCGAGATCATCCCGTCCACCTCGCTGGTCGTGCCGCTCATCGGCGAGTACCTGCTCTTCACCATGGTCTTCGTCACCCTGTCCATCGTCATCACCGTCTTCGTGCTCAACCTGCACCACCGCTCCCCGCGCACCCACACCATGCCCGCCTGGGTGCGCCGCGTCTTCCTGGACGCCGTGCCGCGGCTGCTGCTCATGCGGCGGCCGGCCGTGGTCAAGGACAGCTGCCGGCGGCTCATCCAGTCCATGCACAAGGCGGCCGGCGCCCCCCCCTTCTGGCCCGAGCCCGAGGGGGCGCCCGACTTTGTCAGCCGAGTCCCCAGCCGGGGCCCCTCGCCCACCTCGTCCTCCTGCGGCCCCCTGGATGAGCCGGGCCAGCCCCAGCCCGCCTGTGCCTCGCCCTCCGGCCAGGCGCCTGCTCCACAGCCGGCAGAGGCCGGGAaagccagcccctgcccctcccctgggccctgcccctcccccgggccctgccgcccacccaccagccctcaggccctggggctggccaCAGCCCGGTCCCTGAGCGTCCAGCACATGTCCAGCCCCAGCCGAGCCGCGGAGGGCGGCGTCCGGTGCCGGTCTCGGAGCGTCCAGTACTGCGCTCCCCAGGACCAGGCCGCGGCCCAGGCGGACGGCCCCCCGGCCAGGTCTCCCAGCTCCCTGAAGCCCCCCGGGGCCGGGCTCCCACCCCCGGCCCAGGCCTCTTCCTGCACCTGCCGGTGCAAGGAGCCGCCCGTGGGGTCCCCAAAGGCCGCGTTCAAAGCCCGGGGCTCCAAGGCtccgccccggcccccggccctgTCGCCCGCCCTGACGCGGGCCGTGGAGGGCGTCCGCTACATCGCGGACCACCTGAAGGCGGAAGACACGGACTTCTCG GTGAAGGAGGACTGGAAGTACGTGGCCATGGTCATCGACCGCATCTTCCTCTGGGTGTTCGTGCTCGTCTGCCTGCTGGGCACCGCGGGGCTCTTCCTGCCGCCCTGGCTGGCCGGCATGATCTAG
- the COL20A1 gene encoding collagen alpha-1(XX) chain → MPVLAAPLGPCRALRTQLGAQQRAAVSEHSGSSHLSVGVQSGLRPQSTGRGWWGSGVAARRGQTDGRRLSGLSSCRPSTMGIQVRPHLGVWLWLGAALGLSRAQASGRLWLAVLPEDRLQMKWAESERPGLGYLVQVKPMAGDSEQEVMLTTKTPKATVGGLSPSKGYTLQIFELTGSRRALLARREFVIKDLKSHPVVGSSRQPLGAAVEPSSPLVGSPDPEPHVSSAPSQGPPTPAGSTGGGGQPGRRSRSGTGTGQERLRTLQRPCPQRSPLPACPAGPQFRCTPPTPADMVFLVDGSWSIGHSHFQQVKDFLASVIEPFEIGPDKVQVGLTQYSGDPQTEWDLNAFGTKEEVLAAVRSLRYKGGNTFTGLALTHVLEQNLRPGAGPRPGAATVVVLVTDGKSQDDAREAGHVLKGRDVDVFAVGVKNADEAELRLLASQPLDVTVHNVQDFPQLRTLAGLLSRLICQKVQGRSLRRGPAKTAAAGDPLATPTSLVLTQVTSSSVHLSWTPAPQPPLKYLVVWRPSRGGAPREVVVAGPSSSAELHNLTAGTEYLLSVHAVSEAGVGEGLRGLVTTAPLPPPQALALAAVTPRTIRLTWQPSAGATRYLVRCASATPKGEEEAREVQVEQPQVLLGGLEPGRDYDVQVLSLQGAQASEARGIHIRTPPLAAPRHLSFSDVTHDSARVSWEGPPRPVRLFRVSFESTEGSHSGQTEAPGNATSVSLGPLSSSTTYTVRVTCLFPGGSSSTMTGRLTTRKVPSPSRLSVTELPGDQVRLTWAAAATSGVLVYQIKWTPLGDGKAHEISVPGNLVEAVLPGLGRRSEHDITVLAYYRDGARSDPVSLRYAPRSPAPSVSRSPPSNLALVSESPNSLRVGWTPPAGHVLHYRLTYALASGSGAEKSVSVPGSRSHTTLPDLLAATKYRVLVSAVYGAGESAAVATTGWTAACPALHPNGSLAGFDLMAAFGLVAEGYASLRGVAMEPSALGAARTFTLLRDAQLTRRASDIHPAALPAEHTVVFLLRLLPETPREAFALWQMTAGDFQPVLGVLLDAGRKSLTYFSHDPRGALQEVTFDLPEVKRIFFGSFHKVHVAVGRSRVRLYVDCRKVAERPIGAAGSSPASGFVTLGRLAKARGPRGGSATLQLQTLWLVCSDTWAEADRCCELPASKDGAACPASPPACTCSSETSGPPGPQGPPGRPGRDGAQGQQGVPGPRGEPGPPGQTGPEGPGGQQGSPGTQGRTVQGPVGPPGVKGEKGDHGPPGLQGHPGHQGAPGKAGLQGPKGMRGLEGTAGLPGPPGPRGFQGVAGTRGAGGERGPPGAVGPTGLPGPKGERGEKGEPQSLAAIYQLVSQACEAAIQTHVLKFDSFPHESGRPPLPVSEASGPPIARSAAHLPGGGGRAGPLPEDRGKPGALARTGSLQPRGSGVPGPPGGAGSWVLGVDDISDLTHLRAADLGSVVREFTPKGPRPPRSPLPGGEQRRGRPLRGNRVLTPSVSVDSFPGASSPSPQLVPGPPPGLEKHVCGRARRQAAAGRCRRIWRQHPLT, encoded by the exons ATGCCTGTCCTGGCCGCCCCCCTGG GCCCCTGCCGGGCCCTGCGGACGCAGCTGGGCGCACAGCAGCGAGCGGCTGTGAGTGAGCACTCGGGGTCTTCACACCTGTCTGTGGGCGTCCAGAGTGGGCTCAGGCCCCAGTCCACGGGGCGTGGGTGGTGGGGCTCCGGCGTGGCGGCCAGGAGGGGACAGACGGACGGCAGAAGGCTGAGCGGCCTCTCCTCCTGCAGGCCGAGCACCATGGGCATCCAGGTGCGCCCCCACCTGGGGGTCTGGCTGTGGCTGGGCGCCGCCCTGGGCCTCAGCCGGGCACAAG CAAGCGGCCGCCTGTGGCTGGCGGTGCTGCCCGAAGACCGGCTGCAGATGAAGTGGGCGGAGTCGGAGAGGCCGGGCCTCGGCTACCTGGTGCAGGTGAAGCCCATGGCAG GGGACTCCGAGCAGGAGGTGATGCTGACCACCAAGACCCCCAAGGCCACGGTGGGGGGCCTGAGCCCCTCCAAGGGGTACACCCTGCAGATCTTCGAGCTCACGGGCTCCAGGCGTGCCCTGCTGGCTCGGAGGGAGTTTGTGA TCAAGGACTTGAAAAGTCACCCGGTGGTCGGGAGCAGCCGGCAGCCCCTGGGGGCAGCTGTGGAGCCCTCGTCCCCCCTCGTGGGGAGCCCGGACCCCGAGCCCCATGTCAGCTCAGCTCCAAGCCAAGGCCCGCCCACTCCTGCTGGGTCCACCGGGGGCGGGG ggcagccc GGAAGGAGATCCCGCTCGGGGACGGGGACAGGGCAGGAGCGGCTCAGGACCCTTCAGCGGCCTTGCCCTCAacgcagccccctccctgcctgcccagccgGCCCCCAGTTCCgctgcacaccccccacccccgcggacATGGTCTTCCTGGTGGACGGGTCCTGGAGCATCGGCCACAGCCACTTCCAGCAGGTCAAAGACTTCCTGGCAAGCGTCATCGAGCCCTTTGAGATCGGGCCGGATAAAGTCCAAGTTG GCCTGACCCAGTACAGTGGCGACCCCCAGACCGAGTGGGACCTGAACGCCTTCGGCACCAAGGAGGAGGTGCTGGCGGCGGTCCGCAGCCTGCGCTACAAAGGCGGAAACACGTTCACAG GCCTGGCCCTGACCCACGTGCTGGAGCAGAACCTGCGGCCAGGAGCGGGGCCCCGGCCGGGGGCGGCCACGGTGGTGGTCCTAGTGACAGACGGCAAGTCCCAGGACGATGCCCGCGAGGCTGGCCACGTCCTCAAGGGCCGGGACGTGGACGTCTTTGCTGTGG GCGTGAAGAACGCCGACGAGGCGGAGCTGAGGCTGCTGGCCTCCCAGCCGCTGGACGTCACCGTCCACAACGTGCAGGACTTCCCCCAGCTCCGCACGCTGGCCGGCCTGCTCAGCCGCCTCATCTGCCAGAAGGTCCAGGGCAGGAGTCTGCGCAGGGGCCCAG CCAAGACGGCTGCAGCCGGGGACCCCCTCGCCACTCCCACCAGCCTGGTCCTGACCCAGGTGACCTCCTCCAGCGTCCACCTGTCCTGGACTCCAGCCCCACAGCCGCCACTCAAGTACCTGGTGGTGTGGCGGCCTTCCAGGGGCGGCGCCCCCCGGGAG GTGGTGGTGGCGGGGCCCAGCTCGTCCGCGGAGCTGCACAACCTGACCGCCGGCACGGAGTACCTGCTGTCCGTGCACGCCGTCTCCGAGGCGGGGGTCGGCGAGGGCCTGCGGGGCCTGGTGACCACAG CGCCTCTGCCTCCACCCCAGGCGCTCGCCCTGGCCGCAGTGACACCCAGGACCATCCGCCTCACCTGGCAGCCCTCGGCCGGGGCCACCCGATACCTGGTGCGATGTGCGTCGGCCACCCCCAAGGGCGAGGAGGAGGCCAGAGAG GTGCAGGTGGAGCAGCCGCAGGTGCTGCTGGGAGGCCTGGAGCCTGGCAGGGACTACGACGTCCAGGTGCtcagcctgcagggggcgcagGCCAGTGAGGCCCGGGGCATCCACATCAGGACCC CACCCCTGGCCGCCCCCAGACACCTGAGCTTCTCGGACGTGACGCACGACTCAGCCCGTGTGTCCTGGGAGGGCCCCCCGAGGCCTGTGCGCCTGTTCAGGGTCAGCTTCGAGTCCACCGAGGGCAGCCACTCGGGGCAG ACGGAGGCCCCTGGGAACGCCACCTCAGTCTCCCTGgggcccctctcctcctccaccacctacACCGTCCGCGTCACCTGCCTCTTCCCCGGGGGCAGCTCCTCCACCATGACTGGACGCCTGACCACAC GGAaagtccccagccccagccggctGTCGGTGACCGAGCTGCCTGGGGACCAGGTCCGGCTGACATGGGCGGCGGCGGCCACGTCCGGCGTGCTTGTCTACCAGATCAAGTGGACGCCGCTGGGAGACGGGAAGGCCCACGAG ATCTCCGTCCCAGGGAACCTGGTCGAGGCCGTCCTGCCCGGCCTGGGGAGGCGCTCGGAGCACGACATCACCGTCCTGGCCTACTACCGGGACGGGGCCCGCAGCGACCCCGTGTCCCTGCGCTACGCCCCCCGTAG CCCCGCCCCTTCAGTCAGCCGGAGCCCGCCCTCCAACCTGGCCCTGGTTTCCGAGTCCCCGAACAGCCTTCGGGTGGGCTGGACGCCCCCTGCCGGCCACGTGCTGCACTACCGGCTCACCTACGCACTGGCCTCGGGCTCCGGGGCCGAGAAATCG GTCTCCGTTCCGGGATCCAGGAGCCACACGACGCTCCCGGACCTGCTGGCAGCCACCAAGTACAGAGTCCTGGTCTCCGCAGTGTACGGGGCGGGGGAGAGTGCGGCCGTGGCCACCACAGGCTGGACGG CGGCCTGCCCGGCCCTCCACCCGAACGGCTCCCTGGCAG GCTTTGACCTGATGGCGGCCTTCGGGCTGGTGGCGGAGGGGTACGCCTCCCTCCGCGGGGTCGCCATGGAGCCCTCGGCGCTGGGCGCCGCCCGGACCTTCACGCTGCTCCGGGACGCCCAGCTGACCCGCCGGGCCAG CGACATCCACCCGGCCGCCCTCCCCGCGGAGCACACGGTCGTCTTCCTGCTGCGCCTGCTCCCCGAGACGCCGAGGGAGGCCTTCGCGCTCTGGCAGATGACGGCCGGGGACTTCCAGCCCGTCCTGGGGGTCCTGCTGGACG CCGGCAGGAAGTCCCTGACCTACTTCAGCCACGACCCCAGGGGAGCCTTGCAGGAGGTGACCTTTGACCTGCCCGAAGTGAAGAGGATCTTCTTTGGGAGCTTCCACAAG GTGCACGTGGCCGTGGGCCGCTCCAGGGTGCGGCTCTACGTGGACTGCAGGAAGGTGGCCGAGAGGCCCATCGGGGCGGCGGGCAGCTCCCCCGCCTCCGGCTTCGTCACGCTGGGGAGGCTGGCCAAGGCCCGGGGCCCTCGAGGCGGCTCGGCCACG CTCCAGCTCCAGACGCTGTGGCTCGTGTGCAGTGACACCTGGGCAGAGGCGGACAGGTGCTGCGAGCTCCCGGCGTCG AAGGACGGAGcggcctgccctgcctcccctcctgcctgcacCTGCTCCTCAGAGACCTCTGGGCCCCCGGGACCCCAGGGGCCTCCG GGCCGCCCCGGCAGGGACGGAGCCCAAGGACAGCAGGGCGTCCCGGGGCCCAGG GGAGAGCCCGGGCCACCCGGACAGACGGGGCCCGAGGGTCCTGGAGGTCAGCAGGGGTCACCAGGGACCCAGGGCCGCACTGTCCAGGGACCCGTG GGTCCGCCGGGAGtcaaaggagagaagggggaccACGGACCCCCGGGCCTGCAG GGCCACCCCGGCCACCAGGGCGCCCCCGGGAAGGCTGGCCTCCAGGGTCCAAAG GGGATGAGAGGCCTGGAGGGCACTGCCGGTCTGCCCGGACCCCCCGGACCCAGG GGGTTCCAGGGTGTGGCGGGGACCCGGGGGGCCGGCGGGGAGCGAGGACCCCCAGGGGCCGTGGGGCCCACG GGGCTGCCGGGGCCCAAGGGCGAGCGAGGAGAgaag GGGGAGCCCCAGTCCTTGGCCGCCATCTACCAGCTCGTGAGCCAGGCCTGCGAGGCCGCCATCCAGA cgcaCGTGCTGAAGTTCGACTCCTTCCCCCACGAGAGCGGCCGGCCCCCCCTGCCCGTCTCGGAGGCCTCGGGGCCCCCGATCGCACGCTCTGCGGCCCacctccctgggggagggggacgtgCCGGTCCCCTCCCTGAAGACAGAG GGAAGCCTGGAGCCCTCGCTCGGACGGGCAGCCTCCAGCCACGGGGCAGTGGGGTCCCGGGGCCCCCAGGAGGAGCAG GCTCCTGGGTCCTCGGAGTGGATGACATCAGTGACCTCACTCACCTGCGGGCTGCGGACCTGGGCTCTGTGGTCCGGGAGTTTACACCCaagggcccccgccccccccgctcccccctccccggaGGCGAGCAGCGCCGGGGCCGCCCGCTGCGGGGGAACAGGGTGCTCACGCCGTCTGTCTCCGTGGACTCCTTCCCCGGCGCGTCCTCCCCGTCCCCGCAGCTGGTGCCCGGCCCCCCTCCCGGCCTGGAGAAGCACGTCTGTGGCCGGGCCCGGCGCCAGGCCGCTGCTGGCAGATGCCGGCGCATCTGGCGGCAGCATCCACTTACGTAA